From the Xylella fastidiosa genome, the window CTTATAGCTATGCTCAGCTCTATGGATTGCGTGCGACTGGCCTGCGTTTCTTTACTGTCTATGGTCCCTGGGGACGGCCTGACATGGCGCCGCTGATCTTTAGCCGCGCTGTAATGGAAGGGCGACCTATTGAAGTATTCAACCATGGCCGCATGGAGCGTGACTTCACCTTTATCAATGATATCGTGGCTGGTGTCATTGGTGCCCTTGATGCTCCGGGTGAACAAGCGGTGCCGCATCGTTTATTCAACTTAGGTAACCATACCCCCGTGTCGCTTGAGCATTTCATCAAGGTGATTGAACAGGCTGCTGGCCGTCCTGCCGATAAGCATTACAAACCAATGCAACCGGGTGACATGATGGCCACAATGGCTGATATTGCAGCGGCACGCGCTGCATTTGGATTTGAACCAGTCACATCCATTGAGATCGGTATGCCGCAAGTGGTGGAGTGGTGCCGTCACTACTTTGATACCCGTGCCTCAACGTAATGCTTTTTGATCGTAATAGTTGTTGCGATGGATAACCCATGACTGATTTGCAGCTTTCAGTTGTTGTTCCTGTGTTCAATGAGCGTGATAATGTCGCCCCCCTGATTGCAGAGATCGTGGGTGTGTTGCGTGGGGTGAGGGTGTTCGAAATTGTTTATGTTGATGACAATTCGAAAGACGACACGCTCTCTGTGTTGCGGGCGTTGAAGCTCTCCACTCCGGAACTACGCGTGTTTCACCATGCGGTTCGAGCGGGACAAAGTACGGGGATACGCAATGGTGTCAAAGCTGCGCGTGCGCCTTGGGTGGTCACTCTGGATGGTGACGGCCAGAATGATCCGTCCGATATCCTCAAACTGTTGGCTGCACGTGAAGCAGCGGAACCATCGGTGAAACTATTCAACGGCTGGCGTGTGTATCGTCAAGATACAGTTTCAAAGCGCTGGGCGAGCAAATGGGCAAATACGATCAGGGCACGTGTGCTGCGCGATGACACCCCTGATACTGCTTGCGGTATCAAACTGTTTGAGCGTGCAGTGTTCTTAGAACTCCCGCACTTCGATCATATGCATCGTTTCTTGCCAGTGCTGATGCAGCGTGCTGGTTGGAAAACGGCGAATGTGCCGGTGAATCATCGTTCTCGTGTCTCTGGAGTGTCCAAGTACAACAATCTTAATCGTGCTTTAGTCGGCATCCGTGACTTGTATGGCGTGGCATGGTTGATAGCGCGTAGCATGTGTATCGACGCGCGTGAGTATTGAGATCTGGAGACGATGGATTGAACGCACAGTTGCAATGGCTGTATTGGACAGGACTTCATATCACCTATTGGAAACTGATTGGTTATAGCGGTGCGTTGCTGTTCGGTGGACGTTGGGTAGTCCAATTTTTAGCTTCCAAGCGTGCCGGTAGGCCAGTGATTCCACGGCTGTTTTGGTACATGAGTGTGCTCGGAAGTTTGATGACACTGAGTTACTTCATGTTCTCGGCCAAGCAGGATTCGGTAGGTGTATTACAGAACGTGTTACCAGCGTTCACGGCGTTATACAGCCTGCATTTGGACATCAAACATCGAGGTTGGAAGTAACGGGGTTGGAGGTCAGTTCTTGTTCCACTTTCAACATCAGCAGATTCGGTCAATCAACAGATCAAGCAGATGCCAGTGCATCTACGCGTGAGCGCGGTTTCTATGATGACTGATTCGTCATTGTTCAAGTGTGGGTGATAACAGGTTCCTCGTGGTCATGATCACAACGTTATTGCTGTGATGGTAGCGGCAGACAGGGGGAAAGGTATGCGGTGAGTATCAAACAACCCAGGCGTTTTGGGGATGTGATCGGCTGGAATGGACGCTGCTATTCAGGGGGTGGAATTCAACACATGAAAGAGCCTTGTAACATCGCTGCTGCGCTGCCGCGTTTGGCATCCGAACGCCCCGAGCAGATTGCGATTCGCTGTCCGGGGCGTCCCGGTTCTGGCGGGATGGCGGCTTATGATTTAACCCTCAGCTACCGTGAATTAGACAGCCGCAGTGATGCGATTGCGGCTGGTTTCATCGCTTATGGTATCGGTCGTGGTGTGCGTACGGTGGTTATGGTGCGGCCCTCACCGGAATTTTTCCTGCTGATGTTTGCCCTATTCAAGGTGGGCGCCGTACCGGTACTCGTGGATCCGGGCATTGATCGATCGGCCTTGAAACAATGCTTGAGCGAGGCTGAACCTCAGGCATTCATCGGTGTTTTTCTGGCCCAACTGGCGCGGCGTTTATTGCGTTGGGCGCCTTCTGTCACCCGCGTTGTCAGTGTCGGTACCCGTTGGGCATGGTGTGGCACCACGCTGGCGCACCTGGAGCGTGCTGGCATAGGTGCCAGCGCACAACTGGCCGATACGACTGCCGACGAGGTGGCCGCGATTTTGTTTACCAGTGGCTCGACAGGCGTGCCTAAAGGAGTGGTGTATCGTCACCGGCATTTTGTCGGTCAGATTGCGTTGTTGCGGGAAACGCTTGGCATTGTGCCCGGAGGGGTAGATTTGCCGACCTTTCCTCCGTTTGCGTTATTTAATCCAGCACTTGGTTTAACCAGCATCATTCCGGATATGGATCCCAGGTGCCCAGCCAGGGCTGATCCACGCAAGCTGCATGATGCCATCGCGCGTTTCGGGGTGAATCATTTATTCGGTTCACCGGCATTGCTGCGGGTCTTAGCTGAGTATGGCAAACCATTGCCAACCCTGCGTTGCGTGACCTCAGCAGGTGCCCCAGTGCCTCCGTATGTAGTGGCACAGATACGCGCGCTATTGTCGGATGAGGCGCAATTTTTGACACCGTATGGAGCGACCGAATGTTTACCAATTGCGGTGATTGAGAGTCGTGAATTAGAAACGACGCGTGCTGCGACGGAGCGTGGTGCAGGGACGTGCGTTGGTCATGTGATCGCACCTAATCTGGTACGTATCATCGCGATTGATGATGAGGGGATTGCAGAGTGGGGCGGGGCGCGTGAAGTGGATTTGGGGGAGATTGGTGAAGTGACTGTCGTTGGTCCCAGTACCACCGATGCTTATTACAACCGTACAGCAGCAACGCGCCTGGCTAAAATCCGCGAGCGTTTGGCTGATGGCAGTGAGCGTATCGTGCATCGCATGGGAGATCTGGGTTACTTTGATGCGCAGCGCCGTTTGTGGTTCTGTGGGCGCAAGACCCATCGTGTGGAGACAGTACAGGGACCGTTGTATACCGAGCAGGTCGAGCCTGTTTTCAATGTTATTGATGGGGTGCGTCGCACTGCATTGGTGGGTATTGGTACGCTTGGCGCGCAGCGCCCCGTATTGTGCTACGAGGCGCTGCCCGGTGTGGATGTGGCTGCGTTAGAACAGCGCTTGCGTGCCACGGCACGGGCTTTTATACACACTGTTGGTATTGTCGATGTTCTAGGACATCCAGGGTTCCCGGTGGATATCCGTCATAACGCCAAAATTGGACGTGAACGCTTGGCGGTTTGGGCAGCACAACGGTTGCGCTGCTGATTGTTTTCAGTAGTGAGGAGTCGATTCTGTGACATCCTTGGCGGTGGTGCAATGTGGGTTGCGAGGATTGATCTTCAGCCGTGATCAATGATGATCCCTAGGGTTTCAAGCGCTTTACGGGTTGGGGCGTCACCCTCAGGGGTGACGGGACGTGTCAGCGGCCACAGAAAACGGACTTTGAATCCTGCCGAGAGGGCATCTTGCGCAGTCCACAGGACACAGTAGTCACGGGCCAGCCCGCAGACGTGGACTTCTTCAATACCGCGCTCACGCAACCAGCCAGCCAGACCAGTGGCCGGGCGGTCGCCGTTGGGACCGTGGTTTTCGCGGAACGCGCTATAAGAGTCGGTGTCGCGGCGGGTGCCTTTGCGCAAAATCAGATCAGCCGCCCGCCAATCAACACGGCTATCAAGCCCCGCTGCGGCGCTGCCCTGGATGCAGTGATCGGGCCATAGGGTCTGGGGTTGGCCATACAGGGTGATTTGCTCAAACGGTCGCTGTGCGGGATGTTGCGAGGCAAACGAAACGTGGTCAGCCGGGTGCCAATCTTGCGTTGCAACGATCGTAGAGTACTGGCGCGCATCCAAGAGTGCGGCGATTCCGGGGACAATGGATGCACCTTCCTCGCATGGCAGTGCGCCGCCTGGCATGAAATCAGGCTGTAGGTCGACGACGATCAATGCGACGTTTTCAGGGTGCATGAAGTGCTCCATTGAGATAACAGGTGAGGCAGTTTAATCCGTTGTCTCTGTTGGGGTGACACCTGATGTACTGTTTGTGTTTGCAGATTCAGGGGTGTCGCCGTAGTACAGCACGCCGAGTTTGATGCGTTCCCGGCCCTGTGTGCGGCGATGTTGGTTGGTGTCGCGCAGTGAGTAGACGCAGCCGCAATACTCCTGTTGGTAGAAGTGCTCTCGCTTGCTGATTTCGATCATGCGTTGGCTGCCGCCGTTTTTGCGCCAGTTGTAATCCCAGTAGACCAATCCGGGATACGGTGCAGCGGCACGATGCCCGCAGTCGTTAATTTGCTCCATGTTCTTCCAACGGGAGATCCCTAAAGAACTGGTGATGACAGGGAAGCCGTGTTCGTGTGCGTACAGCGCGGTGCGTTCAAAGCGCATATCAAAACACATGGTGCAGCGGATGCCGCGTTCTGGTTCGTTCTCCATGCCCTTGGCGCGGGCGAACCAAGCATCAGTGTCGTAATCGGCGTCAATGAATGGCACCCCGTTTTTCTCCGCAAAACGGATATTTTCCTGTTTGCGCAGTTCGTATTCTTTGAGTGGGTGAATGTTGGGGTTATAAAAGAAAATGGTGTAATCGATGCCGGACTCCACAAAGGCTTCCATGAGTTCGCCTGAGCAGGGAGCACAGCACGAATGTAATAGCAGGCGCTGGCCTTGTGGAAGTTGTAGAGGTTGGCGAGTAGGAGTTGGGGAGGTCATACAGGGTGCTCCAGTACGAGCTGGGGCGGTTGAACGCCCCAGCGATTGTATACGGATGGTCTGTGCTTATTCGGCACGTAGCCGCTGCGCGGCATGCACCATTGTTTGCAATGCAGCACGTGTTTCTTTCCAACCGCGCGTCTTCAGGCCGCAATCCGGGTTGACCCACAATTGTTCCGGGGGAAGTACTGCGCGTGCTTTTTTCAATAGCAGCACCATTTCCTCTTCCTGTGGGACACGCGGGGAGTGAATATCGTACACCCCTGGGCCGATGGCGTTTGGATAGCGGAATTTCACGAAGGCATCCAGTAATTCCATGCGTGAACGGGATGTTTCAATCGAGATCACGTCTGCATCCAATGCAGCCACGGCTTCAATGATGTCGTTGAATTCCGAGTAGCACATGTGGGTATGAATCTGTGTAGTGTCATGGACGTTTGAAGAGGCAATGCGGAAGCTCTCCACAGCCCAGTTCAGATAGTCTGCCCATTCACCACGGCGCAGCGGTAGCCCTTCGCGGATGGCTGGTTCGTCGATTTGAATCACCTTGATTCCGGCTTTTTCTAAATCCTGGACTTCGTCGCGAAGGGCTAGTGCGATCTGCCGGCATGTCTGCGCGCGTTCCTGATCATCGCGTACAAACGACCATTGCAGCATTGTCACCGGACCGGTGAGCATCCCTTTCATTGGTTTGTCGGTGAGTGATTGTGCGTAAGCCGACCAGGTGACGGTCATCGGTGCTGGACGCACTACATCGCCATAAATGATGGGTGGTTTGACACAGCGTGATCCGTAACTCTGTACCCAACCGAGCTTGGTGAAGATGAAGCCGTCCAATTGCTCCCCGAAGTATTCGACCATGTCGTTACGCTCGAATTCGCCATGGACCAAGACGTCCAACCCGATCTCTTCCTGGGTACGTACGCAACGTTCGGTTTCCGCTTTCAAAAACGCCTCATAGTCGCTTTCAGACAACTTGCCGGATTTGAACTGCGCGCGGGCCTCACGGACTTCTAGCGTCTGTGGGAAGGAGCCAATGGTGGTGGTTGGGTAAGCGGGTAGGTTGAGTGTGTGTTGTTGTGCCTGGCTGCGTTGTGGGTAGGCCGTGTTGCGCCGGGTGGTGTCCGGTGTGAGTGCGGCCAGACGCTGTGCCACGTCGGGGCGATGGACTTTGGGTGATTGGCGCCGTGCCTCCAATGCTTGGCGTGTTTGGGTCAGTGCTGTTTCTGCTTCTGGCTTGTTGTCCAGTGCGTCAGCCAGTACGCGCAGTTCGCTAAGTTTTTGCTTGGCAAATGCGAGCCAATTGCGTACATCGGCGTCCAGGTTTTTTTCCTGTTCCAGGTCAACAGGCACATGCAGTAGTGAACATGACGGTGCTAGCCATAACCGATCCGCACC encodes:
- a CDS encoding SDR family NAD(P)-dependent oxidoreductase, with amino-acid sequence MTVLVTGAAGFIGAHVCRALAARNDTVVGLDNYNAYYDPQLKRDRVTALCPDVYIRTLDLTDRERCAALFNEVQPDQVVHLAAQAGVRYSIENPHAYVDSNLVGFLNVLELCRHCRVQHLVYASSSSVYGDSAIPPFSEQQRVDQPRSLYGATKVANEVMAYSYAQLYGLRATGLRFFTVYGPWGRPDMAPLIFSRAVMEGRPIEVFNHGRMERDFTFINDIVAGVIGALDAPGEQAVPHRLFNLGNHTPVSLEHFIKVIEQAAGRPADKHYKPMQPGDMMATMADIAAARAAFGFEPVTSIEIGMPQVVEWCRHYFDTRAST
- a CDS encoding glycosyltransferase produces the protein MTDLQLSVVVPVFNERDNVAPLIAEIVGVLRGVRVFEIVYVDDNSKDDTLSVLRALKLSTPELRVFHHAVRAGQSTGIRNGVKAARAPWVVTLDGDGQNDPSDILKLLAAREAAEPSVKLFNGWRVYRQDTVSKRWASKWANTIRARVLRDDTPDTACGIKLFERAVFLELPHFDHMHRFLPVLMQRAGWKTANVPVNHRSRVSGVSKYNNLNRALVGIRDLYGVAWLIARSMCIDAREY
- a CDS encoding lipid-A-disaccharide synthase N-terminal domain-containing protein, with protein sequence MNAQLQWLYWTGLHITYWKLIGYSGALLFGGRWVVQFLASKRAGRPVIPRLFWYMSVLGSLMTLSYFMFSAKQDSVGVLQNVLPAFTALYSLHLDIKHRGWK
- the oleC gene encoding olefin beta-lactone synthetase, with amino-acid sequence MKEPCNIAAALPRLASERPEQIAIRCPGRPGSGGMAAYDLTLSYRELDSRSDAIAAGFIAYGIGRGVRTVVMVRPSPEFFLLMFALFKVGAVPVLVDPGIDRSALKQCLSEAEPQAFIGVFLAQLARRLLRWAPSVTRVVSVGTRWAWCGTTLAHLERAGIGASAQLADTTADEVAAILFTSGSTGVPKGVVYRHRHFVGQIALLRETLGIVPGGVDLPTFPPFALFNPALGLTSIIPDMDPRCPARADPRKLHDAIARFGVNHLFGSPALLRVLAEYGKPLPTLRCVTSAGAPVPPYVVAQIRALLSDEAQFLTPYGATECLPIAVIESRELETTRAATERGAGTCVGHVIAPNLVRIIAIDDEGIAEWGGAREVDLGEIGEVTVVGPSTTDAYYNRTAATRLAKIRERLADGSERIVHRMGDLGYFDAQRRLWFCGRKTHRVETVQGPLYTEQVEPVFNVIDGVRRTALVGIGTLGAQRPVLCYEALPGVDVAALEQRLRATARAFIHTVGIVDVLGHPGFPVDIRHNAKIGRERLAVWAAQRLRC
- a CDS encoding nicotinamidase, yielding MHPENVALIVVDLQPDFMPGGALPCEEGASIVPGIAALLDARQYSTIVATQDWHPADHVSFASQHPAQRPFEQITLYGQPQTLWPDHCIQGSAAAGLDSRVDWRAADLILRKGTRRDTDSYSAFRENHGPNGDRPATGLAGWLRERGIEEVHVCGLARDYCVLWTAQDALSAGFKVRFLWPLTRPVTPEGDAPTRKALETLGIIIDHG
- a CDS encoding epoxyqueuosine reductase QueH encodes the protein MTSPTPTRQPLQLPQGQRLLLHSCCAPCSGELMEAFVESGIDYTIFFYNPNIHPLKEYELRKQENIRFAEKNGVPFIDADYDTDAWFARAKGMENEPERGIRCTMCFDMRFERTALYAHEHGFPVITSSLGISRWKNMEQINDCGHRAAAPYPGLVYWDYNWRKNGGSQRMIEISKREHFYQQEYCGCVYSLRDTNQHRRTQGRERIKLGVLYYGDTPESANTNSTSGVTPTETTD
- the metE gene encoding 5-methyltetrahydropteroyltriglutamate--homocysteine S-methyltransferase, translated to MTIVTNLGFPRIGARRELKRALESHWRGETDATQLQHTARELRARHWRLQRDAGVDLPPSNDFSLYDHVLDTAFLFDAIPQRYRGLVDADPLAGYFAMARGRQADNIDLHALEMTKWFDTNYHYLVPELHRDQHFALRGNKPIAEFEEALALGITTRPVLLGPVSFLLLSKTVDGSNRLDLLERLLPVYTQLLRQLQESGAEWVQIDEPTLVLDLDAQTQQAFRKAYAILNQGPRPKLLLTSYFGPLGDNLELALQLPADGLHIDLVRGTEQLDAVLNTLPAGRVLSAGLVNGRNIWRTDLDNALTMARYAQGHVGADRLWLAPSCSLLHVPVDLEQEKNLDADVRNWLAFAKQKLSELRVLADALDNKPEAETALTQTRQALEARRQSPKVHRPDVAQRLAALTPDTTRRNTAYPQRSQAQQHTLNLPAYPTTTIGSFPQTLEVREARAQFKSGKLSESDYEAFLKAETERCVRTQEEIGLDVLVHGEFERNDMVEYFGEQLDGFIFTKLGWVQSYGSRCVKPPIIYGDVVRPAPMTVTWSAYAQSLTDKPMKGMLTGPVTMLQWSFVRDDQERAQTCRQIALALRDEVQDLEKAGIKVIQIDEPAIREGLPLRRGEWADYLNWAVESFRIASSNVHDTTQIHTHMCYSEFNDIIEAVAALDADVISIETSRSRMELLDAFVKFRYPNAIGPGVYDIHSPRVPQEEEMVLLLKKARAVLPPEQLWVNPDCGLKTRGWKETRAALQTMVHAAQRLRAE